The segment CTGTTAAGGCCATGACAAATGTCTGTTTATTGGATActtattatgttgttttgtttacaatCTGTCCATCTACATCCATGCAGATGTGTCCACGGTCATATTGGCcatgctgacacacacacacacacacacacactaggcAAACATACTCAGAAGGTGAAACTATACCACCTGTGTTAACAAATAAACATCTTTTGTCCAGTCattatttccatccatccatccatccatccatctgtccgtccgtccgtccagcTTAAATCAGGTGAGAGGTGAGCCTAAACAGGTCACTACTTATAATTgtcttaggtttttttttaatctaacatCATCGACAAATAACTAACCTTTCAGACGTCTTTTACAACTCTTATAAGAACTTGTCCTGTTTTCTAAAAGGGTTTGCTTTGTTCATCATCCTACCATTTCCTTATTGGTCTACCATATACTGACTCTCCAAACTCAACAATGTCCTCATCGTTTCCATGTTTCCTTATTTGTCATTCACTCAgtgacatcttttttttcattgtacttATAAAATGCTGCCTGTAGACTTTACCTTAGTTGTTTTGCTTATCACAGACCACAAAATAACTGTGGGACATCTTTTCCCTTTAACACTATTGTCATTGTTCAGACTTACCTTTTATGGCTCTTTCTTAATATTCACATGTTCACCATGAAAGCACATCCCCTTCATTGGTTTTCTCTCACGTGTCTCAAACCAGTCTGGGCTCATGAAATTGTTACTCACCAAgttatatattttgttattcCAGAGCATCTTTATTTCTACTGTGTGATTTGGCCCAATCATAAACAGAACAGTTTgggatttaatttaaaatgagatCATAAATAACACGTGAATAATATTTGATTATTCAGCCATACATGAAAACAAGGTGTGTTATGTATCAGGGGGCCAAAAGACTATGGTTTCTCAATTTTCTGACTGTCACCCAACAAAAACCACCGATCAGCCACTGCTGTCTGGAAACTCCATCCTTGTCACAAGTATGCTAGGTGTAAGGAAGCTCTGATCTGAAGATAGTGCACTGCTATCGCATTGTCTCATTTGGTGTGGGTAGAGAGAACATGAGAACTGTGCACGTGCAATCCATGCCTTTTGTATTTTGAGTCTCTCCCATGTTGCACCAACCTCCCACTTCATGATTCAGACTCAGCTCCTTTGCATTTTCCTTGTTGGTATTGTTGCCCCCAGTTAGATTTCTTATCTTGCTATTGTTTTCCATTCATGAAGGATAATCTAAAGGTGTTCACCTAGTTTTGACTGGAATCGTTATCTTTGATGCAGTGTTTGACAGATAGAGGCCTTTCCCGAGTCTTGCTATGTTGGGAGTTTCTTTCCACCATCTGTCAGCAAATGTTTGCTCATGTTACAGCCTCAGGCCTAGGCGACATAATTGTTTGGATTCTCTATCGTTTTGAAGATCTTGAATTTACAATGTCAGCACAGTATCTGTGATGAGTGGCCTAAAAAGAGATGTAACTATCAAAGAAAACCCCCAAATCttatttatgttaaaatgaGATTGAACTGAAATTAATCATGGTTGTTCTGTTGTTTAAAAGTATTATGAACAACAGATATACAAAGCTAAAACTGGTGGCTTTTTCTAAAAAGACTGGACCAAATGAAAGAAATTGATGCTGTTAATTAGCTCAGTTAGCCTCTACAACTGACTTTACAGGCTGCTTTGACGTTGACCAAACTTACAAGCGTTGCTTTTAAACTGTATcttacatttcatttaaattataaacGTGAGTGTGCTTTCCCCTTTTAGTTTATCATTCATTTTTCCATGCATATGCCCTAAGTTTCATGTTAATGAAATTGTCCTGTGTTTCTGCAAGACACATTAACAGAAGATCAACAGAGCTGGAATGAGGAAAGTGCTGTTTCCCAGCACTGCTCTACATTTTAACAGActcttttgtttgcatttgctATGTATAAACGACAATTAATTCTGTTTGTCCTTGTGATAAAAACCAGGTGGAAGGATGTCCTAAAACTGGTTCAAATGGATTTATTGGCTCTGACAGATTTGTCTTGTGACAAAAGGTAGATATGTTTACTTTCTTTGAAAGGTTTACTTTTACTGCAGATGAGTCACAAGTTATAGGAAACACCCGAATCTTTGGCCCACACAGGAAAGGGGATTTGATAGGTCTGTATTTCTGTGGGTGAACATTTTGCTGGTATTGTTTGGGCCCACTTGGTCTGTTCGAAGGATCCCTGCAAATCAATGCACAGCTGTTCAGTCACATTTGATGACCTTCATCATCATGAGTGTGCTCTTTGCTGGGAAGACAAGTCCACTCTACACGACTGGAGGCTCACAGAATTGTTTGATGAATAAAAACGAAATAAACATGCTAAGACCTCGATAATAACCATGTCTCAACACAATTTCATGCTGCAGATTTTGGACCTAGTTGTAAGTTCACCATCGTCATCAAATCAGAAAATGAGAGAATGTGTGTGGGAAGTTTTGACTGGATGTGTCCAGGGAGACTTTACTTTATTATTGTACTTtaatttctcacttttttttgtatcttaCACTGCATAAAAAGTTTGGAAACAGCTGTTGCTGCATCATCTTtctggttgttttctgtttagaaGCCCTTAGTTTAGCATTTAGCTGTGATTTTGCAGCAAGAAGTCACTGTACTCATCCAGACTCAAAGTTCCCCGCTCACAATAGCGCACCACTTTATAACTTTTAGTGCTAAAACTATTTGATTTAGgtataataaaaatttaaccCGTTAGTCATGGCAGGAAAAATACGACTATAGAATCCAAAACAGGTCCTCGAAAATGCTTCAAGCATATTCAGTTCACTTGTAAAAAAATCAAGATGGGTGTTCAAGGAGCTTCATCTTCATGGAAGTCGGTTTTATTGATCAGCccagaatgtttgttttctttgtgttaacaagctgtGTGTTAAGATAAAGACTGTGACTGTGAATATGtcctgaataaaaaaagaacactttTTCTGACTCTGAAATTTTCtgactcttatttatttattttttgtttaaataaaaatctcagaatgtgatttatctttaaatattattttattaaaatgaaaacatacaaacaagaCTTATTGAATTGGACAATATATTATTTCAagacatattaaaacaaaagatttagtaaaaagaaacaaacatttaaaaacagtaaatgtaCTTTAcaacataaatatgtaaaatcagtGAATATATAAACCTCAGTTTGTCCTCCTATACAATGTTCAGTCCCATTTTCTTGGTCACAATGTAAATTTCTAAACAGCTaaactaaaacagtaaaatgtcttttttttccagtgaacATTGACTGAATATTTCTTAACATGGCCCATCATGGTCTTGGTTCTGGTAAATTACATAAACAGTTAAACATGCTTTTCTTATAATATCTTTTATTGTTGGAAGTGTGGGGTTTAATCTGCAGCTGTACAACcgtataattttaaatatatatatttgtaaaaattTGCATAGGGTGATATTTTTGTACTcatgtaaaataatatttgttttgtttgcaattATATGCAGATCTTCACTGCAGATGTGAGAGAAGTACCCTGCAGTCTCCAAGTTGGTccagctcctccaccacctcaatCAGCTGCTCGACCCTCTCTGAAGGAAGCACCACCTCTGCATTGTTTCTGAACTTCTTCCTCaggctctcattggtcagtggGTTGCGCCAGTGACCGTAGAATGTGTCACAGCGCCCCTTAATAATGTCTCCACCAACAAGTGTCACCTGGACTTCTCCATACATGCGGTTGAAATTAGCAGGATTGTCGTGTGGATGCTCCAGACGGACACGACTCAGCAGGGCGAGCAGCTCAGGGCGGCTCATGGCAGCTGGGGTGAAGGACTGCACGGTCACCTCACCGTCCAAGAGAGCGCTGCAAGCATTAAATTGGAAGGAGTGGCGTGCCTCATGCTCAGACTCAGGGAGGGGTCTGTTGATGTATTTAGACTGGGGGACTCTGAGCAGGATGTCCTGGACTTGAGCTGGGGGGACTTTACCAGGACCGACTCCCACAAGAAGCTCATGGACTGAGGCTGCAGCATCTGCCACCCAGTGCATCCCCAGATGTGCAGGGAAGCGCTTGAAGCCCATGTCCTGCTCCTCAAGCAGGAATGTATGGCCGTCTTTACTGGGTGATTCTAAAGACTGTGGCACATAATCTTCATAGAAAGCATTAAACCCTGCCACCCCTGCAACAGCATCCAGAACCAGAGGACTGGCCTCCAAACCTCTAGAGGCCAGCAGTGCAGCTTCAAGCCCCAAACGTGCGGCATTGCCAATATGAAGGGGTTTAGACTGGGTGGCAGCATTAGCCATTGGGGCTCCAGCTAGAGAAGCAGCTATAGCCAAGGCATGACTGCACTGGGAGGGATCCAGAGACAAGAGGCGAGCACAGGCTGCTGCGCTCCCCATAGTACCAACCACACTGGGAGGGTGAAACCTGTTAAATGAACAGAGACATTTTACTCagttgttttggaaacattttcctCTGTGACTAATAAACCATTTCAAATTGGTACATTACATCATTGCAGTCAGAGTGAAACTCCTGACTGAAAAGACTTTTGTGTAAAGCTTCTCTTTTACGTGACTTTCTACATGCAGTGACTACTTGTTTTATGGGATTTAAAGTAAGGAGATGTTTACTCATTtcaaaaaagtataaaaagccAGTGAATTGCCCGGAAATTACTGCTACTGAGTTGGCAAAACACACCCAAACAGAAGTTTCCGAGACATTTGATATTTATGGCAACGCTGCCAACAGAGCCTCTGCTGTCTCTGCTCCTTGCACCTCAGCAGCCTCCTTGTAAAGCACAGTGCAGAGATAAGAGTCAAAACTTGATGTCTATAAACTCAAGTGGGTGCATGCAGAACATGCCTTAAAAAAAGGGTTTTATATCACTTACGGAGACATAgtacaagacaaaacaaactgtAATGTTGTtctcgggttaaaaaaatagagttTCTGTGTCCTTTCTTAACTCTGAAGCACTAACCTTTTGGGGATGTTGTGGGCCTCATTGGAGAATCTCATTAGACGGCCCTGGATCTCGATGCCAACATTAAATGCAAGCAAGAAGTCCAGGCCACTAGGTTTACTGTTAGCTGGCATCATGTCACTGAGAGCTAGCACAGAAGGAAGGACGGCTCCTGAGGGATGAGTGGCAGGGTGCCATGTGTCATCAAAGTCCATGGAATGAGTCTACAGGCAAACAAATTTTAGTAATCAAATACTGGTTGCACATGTGGAAAGTAATGTTTAGAAAGTTCTCAAGCCAGTTAATTCTCTTTAAATAAATCCTTCCTGTACAGCAGATTAGAAACAGTTGCTGTATTACTGAAAAGTGTGTCAAATGTTTTCTCACTCTATACTTACTGCAATGCCATTGACAAAAGCTGCCAGTGTTGGAGACAGCCTGATGCCCCTGTGCCCATACACACTGCTGATGTTATCGGGGGCGTACATGTACTGGGGAAGGAAAAGGACATGTAAACAACACTTACACTCTCAGTGTGTATGAttacccacacaaacacacacattaatgtAAACTTTGGGTCTGACACACTACAGATTATGGGGACTGAATAAGTTGTTATTGAAAGTCATATAACAAACAGCAACGTTTAAAGTTCATCAGAGAtgaagagagaaataaaaaacaatctgttcctgaataaatgtattataataACCAGATGTTTTGTCCTTTCATCTGTCCACACAGTGTGCACTGACTCAGCACTACTGTTCATATAAGGTCAGGCATTTGCTTTCATCTGTTTCACAGTGTTATATCAGACAAGATGTtgataaaaagttaatttcatCACTTTTCTGTTCTCTAATTCTCACCTGGCAGTGCTGCAGGGCCAGTTCAAACACCTCTGTTGTGCTTCCAATGAGGCCGACTCCAATGCTGTCCAGAACCATCCTTTTACTGCGGTGGAGCACAACAGGAGATAAATGCTGGGGCTTAATTTCACTGATGAACTTCCCAAAACTGGCTGTGACTGTGTCCTCTGGAGCTGGACGCTTCAAGACTGGAAGGATACAGTGAGAAAGAGAAattaagaagaaataaatgttaatatttttaagtaaTAAAGTTGACTCTAATAACAGGTAATTCATAGaagtaaaatgtttcttaatgTTTGACAACATAGGCTAACCTTCCACCGCAGACTTATGCAGTCCTCTGACAGCTTGCACTGGTCTAATGCATTTCTACAAGATTAAATGAGACAGAAGACAGACACATGACAGACTGTTAGAACACATGAcaattttctactttttcttttttgaaccCAGTGAATGGGCTGCAATCACTCTAATGAAAATCATTCAGCCTGTGATCCTGTTTGAAAGAGCAATTGTGCTGCTGACATGGTGCTGTAACAGGTGTGGTCCAGTATAAGTACTCCTTTACTACATGCTCACAAgaaactatctatctatctatctatctatctatctatctatctatctatctatctatctatctatctatctatctatctatctatctatctatctatctatctatctatctatctatctatctatctatctatctatctatctatatatatatatatatatatatataaattaaggaaattaaagaaaacattttacctgTAGCGTGGAAAGCATGGCTTCAATCTGGTATTTCTGTCAAGTTGactttctttcttgtttctcTTCGATGCAGCAGCAGTGTGAAGGATGCTGATGCTTTTCTGATTGAGAAGCCACCTGCTTTTTATAGTCTAGAGCACACAATGGTCACCAATACTTGGCTTAGAGGAACAGGGAAGGGCAAGTATATCCATAACAATCTCCCGTCATATCAACAGGAATTTCCACAGTAGTCACCACCTTTGTGACAAGCGATCATCATCAGAGGAGGAAGGAGTTTAAGGCTTTCTCAAAGTCCAGTGATGTCAACTCTCAGTCTGGGAATTTTCAACTCCGCCTACACAAAGGGAAGCCTTATTTATAACAAACTTTCAGCCCTGCTTCAGCATAACTCAGCAGTTCACCTGTTTGAGCATCTTCACCAGGTAAGACtttatcttgtttattttattactgaaaAGGACAAAGATTTTGGCACTGTCTGTAACTTAGAAACAGCCTGAAACAGATGGCATACTGTCTTTAGGGGGTAAAGTTTTTTACTGAGAGATGCTGCATGAAAATACAACAATATTACAGTCAAAAACTATTTGCTTAGATTCCAAACCTTGAACATGTATAACCAACTCAGTTTGAAACAGTAGCTGTTTCTGGAGTTAATAGATTTCAGgattaaagttaaatataaaatgctTTCCTTGGGGAGCCTGACGACACTGTGAGAGTAGAAAAGCTGAAACAGCCTGCAACAACAAAAGCTCAGCCCACTCACTGTGGGGGAGGGCCAGAAAGTCTCAGGTATCAGTTTTtactgaggttttttttttacctcatatGATGCGTATGTTGTTTAAAAGCATGTTAATGAATGTGTAGGACCAGAAAACTGGTCCTATTAACTCATTACTCACTGCATTTTACATCCTCCATATGCCTCTAAGCCTATTGTCACTATGTCACAAATTTGCTTTAAACCGcttctggcctttttttttcttagaattttatttgtttatttattcattttaatgtagtATTATGTatgcatttgtatttattatttttatttatgtactgttattaatgtttttaatattcagtTGTATTTGATTACACTCCAGTCATTttggtatattttttttccttattttttcctttattaatttttattttggtataACTGTTAGTAATTaaggcattaaagggttaagctCATAACACATCCTGATGCAATACCATTTTCATAATAACAACATTATGATTTAGTCTGACATTAATGTTgtgctgtctgtgtgtgtttcttttcttctttataacTGCAGTGGAACTAAAAAACCATCATGGCAGCATCGGACGGGTTTCCTGCTAGTTTCTATGGGGAACCAGGAGTGTTGGGCATGTTATCAAATGGGATCAGTGCATTCCTTGTACTTCTACAGAACTTTAATACAGCTCACTCTGGCATTGCACCAGTTGGAGTGGAGAACATACTTGCAGGTAAAACCTGTAGTAAAATCTGTAGTTAAAAGCAAGACGTTATATTTAAAAGTTATATCAGGATAGTTTACAACAATTTACAACACTTTTTACAGGTGTTCATCTCATCCTGATTGGcggtatctgccagctggtggCTGGACTGCTTTCCTTTCGGAAGTATGATCACCTGAGTGGCACTGCTTTCATTGGCTATGCCGCTCTTTGGGGTAGTTATGGAGCAACCCGAATCTACAATGGTGCCTTATTTCATAGTCAAATGTCAATGCTGCATCAGCTGATAAACATTCCCTCCAACTCCACAGAGTGCCGCTTATGCCTGTCCATAGAACAGTCAGCAATTGCAGGTCTGGTCCCTTATATCCTGCTGTCCTTTCTCCTGGCATTTTGCTCTGCCACAGTCAACTACATCATGCCTTTTGTTTTTGGGGCCATCACAGCCACTTTAATCTTTGAAGCAGTAGCTGTAGTAGCAGGTTCCTGGGCCCTTGTGGTCTCTGGAGTTCTGGAGTTACTCATCCTGCTCTTTGCCATCTACggttcagctgctctgctcatCAAAGGTCTGACTCAGCGTTTAGTCCTTAAAGGCTTTGGGACCCCTCTCTTTAATGTCCTCCTGCTGGGAACCACCAACTCAGCAAGTGCCCAGAGCATTGgccaagagaagaagaagaacacaaAATATGCAGAGCCTATGGCCTTGGGTTTCTTCTGTGACTCTGTTGCTCCTTTCATCTTTGCTTTCTACAGTTTTGGGTACATGAAATCATTTGGTTTAGGAGTCGCTTGGGTATCAATTGTCTCAGTTGCCCAGCTGTTCTCCAGCTACTATGCTCATCTGCGTCAAGATTGCTACCACACAACTAAGTTTGGATTTCATGCCACATACTGGCTGATCAAGGCATGGGACGAGTTTGTGGTATCTGCTCTGATAGTGCAGGAGAATCAAGTTGTCTCTGGGAGGGAAGCAATGGTGGGAAACTGGTTCTTTGTGGTGGcaggcttggtgctctgtgttGGAAGCCTGAACATGGACGTCCTAGAGCTCATCCACAACTTGCTCTTTGTCCTGGTCACAGTTGCAACAATCCCTCAGATCCCCTTGCAGGATTACTACATCTTCTTTGGTGTAGCTTGCTCCCTGTTCACTGCGGCCTCCATCTATGGCACCTTCTCGCGTCTAATAAACACCATTGCAGAAAAGTCTCTCATCCCTGTCGGAGCACAGCCCATCAGCACTGAGCAGCTGAAAAGTGCTTTAATGTGCAGAAAGTCTGGACAGGAAGACCAGCAGGTGCTGCCCCAAACTGACCAGACCTCAGATGCTCTGTTCTATCTTTCAAACGGGGTTGCAGCTCTTTCAGCGCTTCATTCAAGTGTCTCCAGTATGAATTCTACCCTCCTTCATATGACTGTGCCCTGGGTCCTCATCTCTGGAGCAATCATCCAGGCCTACGTCAGCAGGCTGCAAGTCACAGGGGGTGGCCGCTTTGGATCCGTAATCTCATCCATCTATGTGGTTGTATGGGCAACTTGGACCTGGTTTAGATTTGCAGGTATGTCAGTGTATGATAATAAACTGACATTTTAATCTCAGATTTCCACAAGATTCTCATCCCAAGTCGTTGTTTTCTAGGCGACCAGCTTCAGCTCTCAACAGAGGCAGCTTACGGATTCACAGCAGGAAGCATTGCTTTGTTGGTTATTAATGCCTTCCTCATGTTGATTGGTAAGGTTGATTCATTCTTTTGATAAAACCTTTGCAGCTTGTTTGGGAATGTTCCTTATTCTCTTATAATTTGTTTCAGCTGCCTACAGGAACCTGGTTCTGCTGTTTCTAACAGCAGTCATGGAGGTTGTTCTGGTCTGCTTCCTGCTCTCCACTCTTCAGCAACTGCCATATAAACTTGAAAGTaagtaacaaacaaacaaaaacaaacaaaaaaaatcttaaacctAGAAATTGTCTTTAATCAGAATATTTAATGTGTCCACCATGTTGGTCAAGCATAATCATTATGATGCAATTTTTGACAGTGGCCATGCTTGGACTGGTTTCCATCATTTGTATATATGGAGCTTTGGCTTCACTAGTAAACTGCATCTTCTCACAGAGAATGCTTCTGATGGGTCCTCCCCTCATTAAGGTATACTGACAAACTTaatatttcctttcttttaaaatatgttgtaaCATATCCTATACTTTATCaaacatctttctttttctttgtcctgtttgtaggaaaaagtaaaacaagaaacatCTACAGAGCCGCCCTGTCCAGTGACCAACTCTCGTCTCACCAGTGGTCTCTTGAAGATAGCTGGTATTCTGGAGGAGGGAGGAGTATGTGGTATTCCCACAGATACTGTGTATGCTTTGGCTGCATCGTGCAAAAATCCTCAGGCAATTGAGAAAATCTACAACAttaaagtaagaaagaaaaattggGTATCTGTTATGCAAAGCATGGAATATTTCATGTAACCTTACTTCtgcattgttttatatttcaggaCAGACCAGCAGAGAAGCCTATATGCATTTGCATTTCCAGTGTAGAGCAGCTGGTGGCAGCCAAGCCTCCATTTAGTCCTCTGCTGTGGGAATTTATGAGGAACGTGTATCCTGGAGGCATTAGCTGCATCGTCAGCAAAGGAGACTGGCTGTTAAGACTGGGTAATTAGTGTAAagcctttaaataaaacagtcacAGTTTGGAATtcgaaaaaaataatcaaaatatatTATCAGTAATATTATCTGTAATCTTAATTATGTCTTGTGCAGGAGTTGGACCAGCTTTTGACCGTGTTGGTACCAGAGACAGCATCATGATCCGTGTTCCTGACCACACAGTGACTGGCCACTTATGTGACATTACTGGACCTCTTGCTATTACATCAGCCAATCCCAGTGGAGAGGCAGACAGCACCCACCACAGCATGGTCATCAAGTAAGAATCTCATTTGTAAAGTAACACATTTGTAAGTGTTTGTACAGAAAATTGCATAAAGAAGAAATGCTATGCACATACATTAACAGTCCTTATCTACCATTTGTTTCACCACAGTCGACTGGGCCACAAGATTCAAGGAGTTCTCTGTGATGGGGACTCAGACGAAGTTGTTGCATCCACTGTTGTCAACTGCCTGAAGATTGATGAAGGCAAGTGCATGATAACAACTCAgcctttacatttttatgtttcattaagTACATTCTAACTCAAGTTAATATCTTTATTCAGGTACCATCACCATTGTGAGAGAAGGGTGTGTCCCGGCCATTAAAGTCCAACGGATCTTTGACAGAATTAAAAATACCATGGTGTGAGTGACCCTCATGGCAGGTTTCCTTCAAGTCAAGCTCTGCTTttcatttcaacttttttttttttaaataactgtgGATGTTTTATTTCAACTAAAGCACCAATATTGGTTATACCAATGCCACTggaaagtaaatgtttttttacatgAGTTTTAGCTTAGATTCCAAAGCTTAATGTAAATAATGTTTCCCAGTGTTGTCATTCAAAACCTGCATGAACCTGATCtaaaattttttataaaaaaatgtttaaaaatgttttagtttgtaAATTATTCTGTAActgtgtatttatgtatttaaattatGTTATATGTTGTAATGGAGTTCACACATTAGATTTAGTTTTTGGTGTTGGAGAACAATGTTCTCGTTTGATGTATGTACATTTTTGGAGCAAAAAAATtcagtgaaaataaagacaattttTCCACTGATACTGTGTAAAGCGCATGTCTGAAAATCAAAGTTATTTTGTGAAGAATATAATatcaagattttattttcagtatagtTATGATTAAGTATGACAATGGAGTGTGCTAGAAACAAgtagtgaggaaaaaaaatgatgtaGCTTAAGCAGGAGGAACATTTAAACAGGCAATtcagaaatatatttatctgATGAATCAAAGGCTAATACGACAGCCTTGACCGGTTGTATCCAAGGTTTCTATAAGATCAGTCTCAGCTTTTATATGTCTAACATATGATGGCAAAAGAAACATGATGACAAGCCtataaacacaggaaaaaactATAAAACCTATACACCAAACATCAGTTTAATTAACCTGAAAAAGTAAAACCTTTCCTGGGACTAAAACTGAAACCCGAAAGGCATATAAAAATTCTGACTACTGTGCTGATGTTAGTGCTGTAATATTTACATGCTTCACCTGATTCTCAGACAAACTCCCAGAGAACATGTAAGTTAACTTCTGCTTAAATGATGTGTTAAG is part of the Melanotaenia boesemani isolate fMelBoe1 chromosome 7, fMelBoe1.pri, whole genome shotgun sequence genome and harbors:
- the LOC121643093 gene encoding uncharacterized protein LOC121643093 — translated: MAASDGFPASFYGEPGVLGMLSNGISAFLVLLQNFNTAHSGIAPVGVENILAGVHLILIGGICQLVAGLLSFRKYDHLSGTAFIGYAALWGSYGATRIYNGALFHSQMSMLHQLINIPSNSTECRLCLSIEQSAIAGLVPYILLSFLLAFCSATVNYIMPFVFGAITATLIFEAVAVVAGSWALVVSGVLELLILLFAIYGSAALLIKGLTQRLVLKGFGTPLFNVLLLGTTNSASAQSIGQEKKKNTKYAEPMALGFFCDSVAPFIFAFYSFGYMKSFGLGVAWVSIVSVAQLFSSYYAHLRQDCYHTTKFGFHATYWLIKAWDEFVVSALIVQENQVVSGREAMVGNWFFVVAGLVLCVGSLNMDVLELIHNLLFVLVTVATIPQIPLQDYYIFFGVACSLFTAASIYGTFSRLINTIAEKSLIPVGAQPISTEQLKSALMCRKSGQEDQQVLPQTDQTSDALFYLSNGVAALSALHSSVSSMNSTLLHMTVPWVLISGAIIQAYVSRLQVTGGGRFGSVISSIYVVVWATWTWFRFAGDQLQLSTEAAYGFTAGSIALLVINAFLMLIAAYRNLVLLFLTAVMEVVLVCFLLSTLQQLPYKLEMAMLGLVSIICIYGALASLVNCIFSQRMLLMGPPLIKEKVKQETSTEPPCPVTNSRLTSGLLKIAGILEEGGVCGIPTDTVYALAASCKNPQAIEKIYNIKDRPAEKPICICISSVEQLVAAKPPFSPLLWEFMRNVYPGGISCIVSKGDWLLRLGVGPAFDRVGTRDSIMIRVPDHTVTGHLCDITGPLAITSANPSGEADSTHHSMVINRLGHKIQGVLCDGDSDEVVASTVVNCLKIDEGTITIVREGCVPAIKVQRIFDRIKNTMV
- the LOC121643098 gene encoding cis-aconitate decarboxylase-like; this encodes MLSTLQKCIRPVQAVRGLHKSAVEVLKRPAPEDTVTASFGKFISEIKPQHLSPVVLHRSKRMVLDSIGVGLIGSTTEVFELALQHCQYMYAPDNISSVYGHRGIRLSPTLAAFVNGIATHSMDFDDTWHPATHPSGAVLPSVLALSDMMPANSKPSGLDFLLAFNVGIEIQGRLMRFSNEAHNIPKRFHPPSVVGTMGSAAACARLLSLDPSQCSHALAIAASLAGAPMANAATQSKPLHIGNAARLGLEAALLASRGLEASPLVLDAVAGVAGFNAFYEDYVPQSLESPSKDGHTFLLEEQDMGFKRFPAHLGMHWVADAAASVHELLVGVGPGKVPPAQVQDILLRVPQSKYINRPLPESEHEARHSFQFNACSALLDGEVTVQSFTPAAMSRPELLALLSRVRLEHPHDNPANFNRMYGEVQVTLVGGDIIKGRCDTFYGHWRNPLTNESLRKKFRNNAEVVLPSERVEQLIEVVEELDQLGDCRVLLSHLQ